In one Nocardioides luteus genomic region, the following are encoded:
- a CDS encoding VOC family protein translates to MDQRISFITVAAADVAASRSFYVDGLGWTPEMEADGVLMIRVGEHVILSLWDRAEFEEEVGRIAVSDGVAPFTLAHNVATREEVDGVLELARSLGREASAAEERVWGGYTGYFADPDGVRWEIAYNPGPVGQTVLP, encoded by the coding sequence ATGGACCAGCGCATCAGCTTCATCACCGTGGCCGCCGCCGACGTGGCGGCGAGCCGCTCGTTCTACGTCGACGGCCTCGGCTGGACACCGGAGATGGAGGCCGACGGGGTGCTCATGATCCGCGTCGGCGAGCACGTCATCCTCTCGCTGTGGGACCGGGCCGAGTTCGAGGAGGAGGTCGGCAGGATCGCCGTCTCCGACGGCGTCGCGCCGTTCACCCTCGCCCACAACGTCGCCACCCGCGAGGAGGTCGACGGCGTACTGGAGCTGGCCCGGTCGCTCGGGCGTGAGGCGTCGGCCGCCGAGGAGCGGGTCTGGGGCGGCTACACCGGCTACTTCGCCGACCCCGACGGCGTCCGCTGGGAGATCGCCTACAACCCCGGTCCGGTGGGGCAGACCGTGCTGCCCTGA
- a CDS encoding SHOCT domain-containing protein, translated as MSINETVATVVADDHWGPWRDGGPWQDGGGPPAFWPIFPILWFLVIAAIITAVVLYNRKRVAEGPRRAGEARLAERYAAGEIDENEYRARRDVLREKPGRAKGA; from the coding sequence ATGAGCATCAACGAGACGGTGGCCACGGTGGTGGCCGACGACCACTGGGGTCCGTGGCGAGACGGCGGACCGTGGCAGGACGGGGGAGGGCCGCCGGCGTTCTGGCCGATCTTCCCGATCCTGTGGTTCCTGGTGATCGCGGCGATCATCACCGCGGTCGTCCTCTACAACCGCAAGCGGGTGGCCGAGGGGCCGCGGCGCGCGGGTGAGGCACGGTTGGCCGAGAGGTACGCCGCGGGCGAGATCGACGAGAACGAGTACCGCGCTCGCCGAGACGTCCTGCGCGAGAAGCCGGGCCGCGCCAAGGGGGCCTGA
- a CDS encoding multidrug effflux MFS transporter, with amino-acid sequence MTLPAATEPPARPAVSALGPALLLVLALLSAVAPFATDLYLPAFPAMVTDLGTDATSIQLTLMAFLVGVAVGQLVFGPLSDRIGRRVPLLVGAGVFVLASIATVVAPTVELLVAARLVQGLSGAAGMVLGRAIVTDRADGPAAARAMSLMMVVGGVAPVVAPLVGGFIAGPLGWRGVLAVVLAIAVLMFVAVLAAVPESLSRARRAELRASRAEQGSVIDELRSRGYVGYTLAFAFGFAVMMAYISASPFLYQEMMDLSEITYGLLFGLNALALMVVSGTAANLAGRVDARRMVGLGLAVSLAGTVLFLVIAITGLPVGLLAVAVFVAVVPLGLVFGNATALALGAVPRAAGSASAVLGALQFGLAALVSPLVSLGGEGTAVPVAIVMMSAAVVACVAFVLAGRRPTEAAESVRGGEQVLESA; translated from the coding sequence ATGACCCTTCCCGCTGCCACCGAGCCGCCGGCGCGGCCTGCCGTCTCCGCGCTCGGGCCGGCTCTGCTGCTCGTCCTCGCCCTGCTCTCCGCTGTCGCGCCCTTCGCGACCGACCTCTACCTGCCCGCGTTCCCTGCGATGGTGACCGATCTCGGCACCGACGCGACGAGCATCCAGCTGACGCTCATGGCGTTTCTGGTCGGCGTCGCGGTCGGCCAGCTCGTGTTCGGGCCGCTCTCGGACCGGATCGGGCGTCGCGTACCCCTGCTCGTCGGAGCCGGTGTCTTCGTGCTCGCGAGTATCGCCACCGTCGTCGCGCCCACGGTCGAGCTCCTGGTCGCGGCCCGGCTCGTTCAGGGTCTGTCCGGGGCTGCTGGCATGGTCCTTGGCCGGGCGATCGTCACTGACCGCGCCGACGGGCCCGCCGCTGCCCGCGCGATGAGCCTGATGATGGTCGTCGGGGGCGTCGCGCCCGTCGTCGCGCCGCTGGTCGGCGGCTTCATCGCCGGGCCGCTCGGCTGGCGCGGTGTGCTCGCGGTCGTGCTCGCCATCGCGGTGCTGATGTTCGTCGCCGTGCTCGCGGCCGTACCTGAGTCGCTGTCTCGCGCGCGCCGCGCCGAGCTTCGCGCCAGCCGCGCTGAGCAGGGGTCGGTCATCGATGAGCTCCGCTCGCGAGGCTATGTCGGTTACACGCTGGCCTTCGCGTTCGGATTCGCTGTGATGATGGCCTACATCTCGGCCTCCCCCTTCCTCTACCAGGAGATGATGGACCTCAGCGAGATAACCTACGGACTGCTCTTCGGCCTCAACGCCCTCGCTCTCATGGTCGTCAGCGGGACTGCGGCCAATCTCGCCGGTCGCGTCGACGCGCGCCGCATGGTGGGTCTGGGCCTTGCCGTGTCGCTCGCCGGCACCGTGCTGTTCCTGGTCATCGCGATCACCGGTCTTCCGGTCGGGCTGCTCGCCGTGGCCGTGTTCGTGGCGGTGGTGCCCCTCGGGCTCGTCTTCGGAAACGCCACCGCGCTAGCGCTCGGGGCCGTGCCGCGGGCCGCGGGCAGTGCCTCGGCGGTCCTCGGTGCGCTCCAGTTCGGTCTGGCCGCGCTTGTCTCGCCGCTGGTCAGTCTCGGCGGTGAGGGAACCGCCGTGCCGGTCGCGATCGTGATGATGAGCGCGGCCGTCGTGGCGTGCGTGGCCTTCGTGCTCGCCGGGCGGCGCCCCACCGAGGCTGCCGAGAGCGTGCGAGGCGGCGAGCAGGTTCTCGAGTCCGCCTGA
- a CDS encoding MarR family winged helix-turn-helix transcriptional regulator: MLTCAAEELADLAEIVATLARDIERHHARDPEITELSTGEHAVMRYVDRHPGATPSEIAQDVGMQRPNLSATLRKLEDKGMVVRSEGIGDRRGKVVTPTPYAAENLRRLRAVWSDALAPAAGEPDLAGLTARLTAIRDLLAADRGRLRAGSAR; this comes from the coding sequence ATGCTTACCTGCGCCGCCGAAGAGCTCGCCGACCTCGCAGAGATCGTCGCGACGCTTGCCCGCGACATCGAACGGCACCACGCCCGCGATCCCGAGATCACCGAGCTCTCCACGGGCGAGCACGCCGTGATGCGCTACGTCGACCGTCACCCCGGGGCCACGCCCAGCGAGATCGCGCAAGACGTCGGTATGCAGCGACCCAACCTCAGCGCCACGCTACGCAAGCTCGAGGACAAGGGCATGGTCGTACGCTCCGAGGGCATCGGTGACCGACGAGGCAAGGTCGTCACGCCGACCCCCTATGCGGCCGAGAACCTGCGCCGCCTACGCGCGGTGTGGAGCGATGCTCTCGCCCCTGCTGCCGGTGAGCCGGACCTCGCGGGCCTCACCGCTCGACTCACCGCGATCCGCGACCTCCTCGCGGCCGACCGCGGCAGGCTCAGGGCCGGGTCAGCTCGCTGA
- a CDS encoding GNAT family N-acetyltransferase codes for MTDFSRPFDFPVGGVVEGWETRPWPEPVTLEGRYVRVAPLSSAQYSDLFAAVCGPDDADLWTYRPIAMPTSLQDLWMHLAGMVDAEDVVPFAFVPKEGERDGRASGIAGYHAINPRNGSIEVGGVLFGPALARTRAATEAIHLLMRHAFDTLGYRRFEWKLDALNEPSRRAAERLGFSYEGRFRNHMVVKGRNRDTDWFSVTAEEWRGVKDAHERWLDPANFDSEGGQRVSLSELTRP; via the coding sequence GTGACCGATTTCTCCCGACCGTTCGACTTTCCGGTGGGTGGCGTCGTCGAGGGCTGGGAGACGCGGCCGTGGCCCGAGCCGGTGACCCTCGAGGGGCGCTACGTCCGGGTCGCGCCGCTCTCCTCGGCGCAGTACTCCGACCTCTTCGCCGCCGTCTGCGGCCCCGACGACGCCGACCTGTGGACCTACCGGCCGATCGCCATGCCCACCTCGCTGCAGGACCTGTGGATGCACCTGGCAGGCATGGTCGACGCCGAGGACGTGGTCCCGTTCGCCTTCGTCCCGAAGGAGGGGGAGCGGGACGGCCGGGCGAGCGGCATCGCGGGCTACCACGCGATCAACCCGAGGAACGGCAGCATCGAGGTCGGCGGTGTGCTCTTCGGCCCCGCCCTGGCCCGCACCCGGGCGGCGACCGAGGCGATCCACCTGCTCATGCGGCACGCCTTCGACACGCTGGGCTACCGGCGCTTCGAGTGGAAGCTCGACGCGCTCAACGAGCCGTCCCGGCGGGCCGCGGAGCGGCTCGGGTTCAGCTACGAGGGCCGGTTCCGCAACCACATGGTCGTCAAGGGCCGCAACCGGGACACCGACTGGTTCTCGGTGACGGCGGAGGAGTGGCGAGGCGTGAAGGACGCGCACGAGCGCTGGCTCGACCCCGCGAACTTCGACTCCGAGGGTGGTCAGCGGGTGTCGCTCAGCGAGCTGACCCGGCCCTGA
- a CDS encoding MFS transporter translates to MSDQKPDRWKRNLLVFLGGQTVSSLGSMIVAYAVMWHLTVETGSAAVLTLSVAAGMLPQAVVSVFGGVWADRHSRKLLIIGADSTIAVATLVLALLMLSGVGDLWMIFVAMAVRSALAGVQAPAVNAMLPQIVPAEHLMRVNGAQQTIQSGMMLFAPAVAAAVYASTGIVAVFFIDVVTAAVGVLLLLLVPVVRTVRPTGASGPVSYFGDLAAGVRYVKGNASVRWVMGLVAVVMFMAGAPAHLTPLMITRSFGDEVWMLSVNELFWSVGMVLGGALMAVFGPKVKRRVRLMVAASVGVGLLVVGLGVSTDFWVFSVAGLVICVLFQTLLVPAATVLQEQVEDSMRGRVFGFYGIVMSVAMPVSMIVFGPLADRFAVESVMVLAGVLLLGCLIGMLALAGARRSLATVDAADAVDAAVS, encoded by the coding sequence ATGTCGGATCAGAAGCCGGATCGTTGGAAGCGGAATCTGCTGGTCTTCCTGGGCGGCCAGACGGTGTCGTCGTTGGGCTCGATGATCGTCGCGTACGCGGTGATGTGGCACCTCACCGTCGAGACGGGGTCGGCCGCGGTGCTGACCCTGAGCGTGGCGGCCGGGATGCTGCCGCAGGCGGTGGTGTCGGTCTTCGGCGGTGTGTGGGCCGACAGGCACTCGCGCAAGCTGCTGATCATCGGTGCCGACTCGACGATCGCGGTGGCCACCCTGGTCCTCGCCCTGCTGATGCTCAGCGGGGTCGGTGACCTGTGGATGATCTTCGTCGCGATGGCGGTGCGCTCGGCGCTGGCAGGGGTGCAGGCGCCGGCGGTGAACGCCATGCTTCCGCAGATCGTCCCGGCCGAGCACCTGATGCGGGTCAACGGAGCCCAGCAGACGATCCAGTCGGGGATGATGCTGTTCGCACCGGCGGTCGCCGCCGCGGTCTACGCGAGCACCGGCATCGTCGCGGTCTTCTTCATCGACGTGGTGACGGCCGCGGTCGGCGTACTCCTACTGCTCCTGGTGCCGGTGGTGCGGACGGTTCGCCCGACGGGCGCCTCGGGGCCGGTGAGCTACTTCGGCGACCTCGCCGCCGGTGTCCGGTACGTCAAGGGGAACGCCTCGGTGCGATGGGTGATGGGCCTCGTGGCCGTCGTCATGTTCATGGCCGGGGCGCCGGCGCACCTCACACCGCTGATGATCACGCGCAGCTTCGGGGACGAGGTGTGGATGCTGAGCGTCAACGAGCTGTTCTGGAGCGTCGGGATGGTCCTCGGCGGCGCGTTGATGGCCGTCTTCGGGCCGAAGGTGAAGCGCCGGGTGCGGCTGATGGTGGCTGCCTCGGTCGGCGTCGGGCTGCTCGTCGTCGGGCTGGGCGTCTCGACCGACTTCTGGGTGTTCTCGGTCGCCGGCCTGGTGATCTGCGTCCTCTTCCAGACGCTGCTGGTGCCGGCCGCGACCGTCCTGCAGGAGCAGGTCGAGGACTCGATGCGCGGCCGGGTGTTCGGGTTCTACGGGATCGTGATGTCGGTGGCGATGCCGGTCTCGATGATCGTCTTCGGGCCGCTCGCGGACCGGTTCGCGGTGGAGTCGGTGATGGTTCTGGCCGGGGTACTCCTGCTGGGATGCCTGATCGGGATGCTCGCCCTCGCCGGCGCCCGGCGCTCGCTCGCCACGGTGGACGCAGCGGATGCAGTGGATGCGGCGGTCTCCTGA
- a CDS encoding pyridoxamine 5'-phosphate oxidase family protein, with the protein MGKVHARVEGRLREFVDRQVVFFVATAPLSGEGHVNLSPRGMPGTFGMLDELTFAWVDGTGSGSETIAHLRENGRITVMFCAFDGAPNIVRFHGRGRVVTRYDEEYADLAGRFTDLPGARAVVVVDIERVSDSCGFAVPLMSYVGERDLLPAYFDRKGVEGSADYRRRKNLASLDGLPAFDFDPVSE; encoded by the coding sequence ATGGGAAAGGTTCATGCGCGCGTCGAGGGTCGTCTGCGGGAGTTCGTCGATCGTCAGGTCGTCTTCTTCGTGGCCACCGCGCCGCTCTCCGGTGAGGGTCACGTCAACCTGTCGCCCCGCGGCATGCCGGGCACCTTCGGGATGCTCGACGAGCTCACCTTCGCGTGGGTCGACGGCACCGGGAGCGGCAGCGAGACGATCGCGCACCTGCGGGAGAACGGCCGGATCACGGTCATGTTCTGCGCCTTCGACGGGGCGCCGAACATCGTCCGCTTCCACGGTCGCGGCCGGGTCGTGACCCGCTACGACGAGGAGTACGCCGACCTGGCCGGCCGCTTCACCGACCTCCCCGGCGCCCGCGCGGTCGTCGTCGTGGACATCGAGCGGGTCTCCGACTCCTGCGGCTTCGCGGTCCCGCTGATGTCGTACGTCGGTGAGCGCGACCTGCTCCCGGCCTACTTCGACCGCAAGGGCGTCGAGGGCTCGGCCGACTACCGGCGCCGGAAGAACCTCGCCAGTCTCGACGGTCTGCCGGCCTTCGACTTCGACCCGGTATCCGAATAG
- the ilvD gene encoding dihydroxy-acid dehydratase, with product MPTLRSATSTSGRNMAGARALWRATGMTDDDFGKPIIAIANSFTEFVPGHVHLRDLGKIVAEKIKEAGGVAKEFNTIAVDDGIAMGHAGMLYSLPSRELIADAVEYMVEAHRADAIVCISNCDKITPGMLLASLRLNIPVVFVSGGPMEAGKTTAIEGIVHDKLDLVDAMVLSVNEAVSDELLDTVERSACPTCGSCSGMFTANSMNCLTEAIGLSLPGNGSTLATHAKRRALFEEAGRTIVELCRRYYEEGDESVLPRNIANRSAFENAVALDVAMGGSTNTVLHLLAAAREAELDFNVHDIDAISRRVPCLSKVAPNSPKYHMEDVHRAGGIPALLGELLRGGALNTDVHTIHSASVEEWLGTWDIRAENPSQEALDLFLAAPGGVRTTEAFSTDNLWASLDTDAAEGCIRDFEHAYSEDGGLAILSGNIAPDGCVVKTAGVPEDCLTFTGTAIVFESQDAAVDGILSKKVEAGHVVVIRYEGPKGGPGMQEMLYPTSFLKGRGLGQKCALITDGRFSGGTSGLSIGHVSPEAAGGGLIALIEDGDQISIDIPNRSISLDVDDIVLDERRVAQEKREKPYTPLNRDRKVSAALRAYASMATSASDGAYRNVPE from the coding sequence ATGCCCACTCTTCGCTCCGCAACCTCGACCTCGGGCCGCAACATGGCGGGTGCCCGCGCGCTGTGGCGCGCGACCGGCATGACTGATGACGACTTCGGCAAGCCGATCATCGCGATCGCCAACTCGTTCACCGAGTTCGTACCAGGCCATGTCCACCTCCGTGACCTCGGCAAGATCGTCGCCGAGAAGATCAAGGAGGCCGGCGGAGTAGCCAAGGAGTTCAACACGATCGCCGTCGACGACGGGATCGCGATGGGCCACGCCGGGATGCTCTACTCGCTGCCGAGCCGCGAGCTGATCGCGGACGCGGTCGAATACATGGTCGAGGCGCACCGCGCCGACGCGATCGTGTGCATCTCCAACTGCGACAAGATCACCCCCGGCATGCTGCTGGCGAGCCTGCGCCTCAACATCCCGGTCGTCTTTGTCTCCGGTGGTCCGATGGAGGCCGGCAAGACGACCGCCATCGAGGGGATCGTCCACGACAAGCTCGACCTGGTCGACGCGATGGTGCTCTCGGTCAACGAGGCGGTCAGCGACGAGCTGCTCGACACGGTCGAGCGCTCCGCCTGTCCGACCTGTGGCTCCTGCAGCGGCATGTTCACCGCCAACTCGATGAACTGCCTCACCGAGGCCATCGGACTGAGCCTGCCCGGCAACGGGTCGACCCTGGCCACCCACGCCAAGCGCCGTGCGCTGTTCGAGGAGGCGGGCCGCACCATCGTCGAGCTGTGCCGCCGCTACTACGAGGAGGGCGACGAGTCCGTCCTGCCGCGGAACATCGCCAACCGCAGCGCGTTCGAGAACGCGGTCGCGCTCGACGTCGCCATGGGCGGCTCGACCAACACCGTGCTCCACCTGCTCGCTGCGGCCCGCGAGGCCGAGCTCGACTTCAACGTGCACGACATCGACGCGATCTCGCGCCGGGTGCCGTGCCTGAGCAAGGTCGCCCCCAACAGCCCGAAGTACCACATGGAGGACGTCCACCGGGCCGGCGGCATCCCCGCCCTGCTCGGCGAGCTGCTCCGCGGTGGTGCCCTCAACACCGACGTCCACACCATCCACTCCGCGAGCGTCGAGGAGTGGCTGGGCACCTGGGACATCCGCGCCGAGAACCCCAGCCAGGAGGCGCTCGACCTCTTCCTCGCGGCGCCGGGCGGGGTGCGTACGACCGAGGCGTTCTCCACCGACAACCTCTGGGCCAGCCTCGACACCGACGCCGCCGAGGGCTGCATCCGCGACTTCGAGCACGCCTACTCCGAGGACGGCGGGCTGGCGATCCTGTCGGGCAACATCGCGCCCGACGGCTGCGTCGTCAAGACCGCCGGTGTGCCGGAGGATTGCCTGACCTTCACCGGCACCGCGATCGTCTTCGAGTCCCAGGACGCCGCGGTCGACGGCATCCTCAGCAAGAAGGTCGAGGCCGGCCACGTCGTGGTGATCCGCTACGAGGGTCCGAAGGGTGGGCCGGGCATGCAGGAGATGCTCTACCCGACCTCGTTCCTCAAGGGCCGCGGCCTGGGCCAGAAGTGCGCGCTGATCACCGACGGCCGCTTCTCCGGCGGCACCTCGGGGCTCTCCATCGGCCACGTCTCCCCGGAGGCGGCCGGTGGCGGCCTGATCGCGCTCATCGAGGACGGCGACCAGATCTCCATCGACATCCCCAACCGCTCGATCTCCCTCGACGTCGACGACATCGTCCTCGACGAGCGTCGCGTGGCCCAGGAGAAGCGCGAGAAGCCCTACACCCCGCTCAATCGCGACCGGAAGGTCTCCGCGGCTCTGCGGGCGTACGCCTCGATGGCCACCTCGGCCTCCGACGGCGCCTACCGCAACGTGCCGGAGTAA
- a CDS encoding WD40/YVTN/BNR-like repeat-containing protein produces the protein MGTQLLVGTRKGLWIGRSDDARQDWDFTGPHHDMEEIYSAMIEPGTGRILAGCSSLWLGALVRTSADGGETWTETSMSFPEDVDASLARVWQLQPGLPEGTIWAGVEPGAIFRSRDGGASFELVRGLWDHPHRTEWNEGFGGQAFHTILPHPTDPDSVTAAISTGGVYQTRDGGETWEARNNGIIAVFLPEGQQYPEFGQCVHKVARHASRPERLYLQNHGGVYRSDDEGLSWKSIADGLPTDFGFAMVVHPQEPDTIYTFPIGAGESRYPPEAKPIVWRSRDAGDHWEALDKGLPDHFYVGVMRDAMCADDHDVAGVYFGARNGSVWASADAGETWREILRDIPDVMVVRAAKV, from the coding sequence ATGGGTACGCAGCTGCTTGTCGGGACCCGTAAGGGTCTGTGGATAGGGCGCTCTGACGACGCCCGGCAGGACTGGGACTTCACCGGTCCGCACCATGACATGGAGGAGATCTACTCCGCCATGATCGAGCCCGGTACCGGGCGGATCCTTGCCGGTTGCTCCTCGCTGTGGCTGGGTGCGCTGGTGCGCACCTCCGCCGACGGCGGCGAGACCTGGACCGAGACCTCGATGTCGTTCCCCGAGGACGTCGACGCCAGCCTGGCCCGGGTCTGGCAGCTCCAGCCCGGGCTGCCGGAGGGCACGATCTGGGCCGGTGTCGAGCCCGGCGCGATCTTCCGCTCGCGTGACGGTGGCGCATCCTTCGAGCTCGTCCGCGGTCTGTGGGACCACCCGCACCGCACCGAGTGGAACGAGGGCTTCGGCGGACAGGCCTTCCACACGATCCTGCCGCACCCCACCGACCCCGACTCGGTGACCGCGGCCATCTCGACCGGCGGCGTCTACCAGACCCGCGACGGCGGGGAGACCTGGGAGGCGCGCAACAACGGCATCATCGCGGTCTTCCTGCCCGAGGGGCAGCAGTATCCCGAGTTCGGCCAGTGCGTCCACAAGGTCGCCCGCCACGCCTCCCGCCCCGAGCGGCTCTACCTGCAGAACCACGGCGGCGTCTACCGCTCCGACGACGAGGGCCTGTCGTGGAAGTCCATCGCCGACGGCCTGCCCACCGACTTCGGCTTCGCGATGGTCGTCCACCCGCAGGAGCCCGACACGATCTACACCTTCCCGATCGGGGCCGGCGAGTCCCGTTACCCACCGGAGGCCAAGCCGATCGTGTGGCGCTCCCGCGACGCCGGCGACCACTGGGAGGCGCTCGACAAGGGCCTGCCCGACCACTTCTACGTCGGTGTCATGCGCGACGCGATGTGTGCCGACGACCACGACGTCGCCGGGGTCTACTTCGGCGCCCGCAACGGCTCCGTCTGGGCCTCCGCCGACGCCGGCGAGACCTGGCGCGAGATCCTCCGCGACATCCCCGACGTGATGGTGGTCCGAGCCGCGAAGGTGTGA
- a CDS encoding HAD family hydrolase, giving the protein MTRPVAWETFTAILFDLDGVITPTAVVHMRAWEEMFNAYLQEKSPGAPAYTDQDYFAYVDGKPRYDGVRDFLASRDIKLPEGTPDDAPELETVCGLGNRKNNAFNLVLERDGVEAYPGSVRFLDYLATLDVRLGVVSSSVNAPTVLKAAGLLDRFETVVSGAVADEQGLPGKPAPDTFVYAGKVLGATPSEAVVLEDAVSGVRAGKAGDFALVVGVDRGAGHDTLTAAGAGLVVSDLDELVPDQHSPAQGAQQ; this is encoded by the coding sequence ATGACCAGACCTGTTGCCTGGGAGACGTTCACCGCGATCCTCTTCGACCTCGACGGCGTGATCACGCCGACCGCGGTCGTGCACATGCGTGCCTGGGAGGAGATGTTCAACGCCTACCTGCAGGAGAAGAGCCCCGGAGCGCCGGCCTACACGGACCAGGACTACTTCGCGTACGTCGACGGCAAGCCGCGCTACGACGGCGTGCGTGACTTCCTCGCCTCCCGTGACATCAAGCTTCCCGAGGGCACCCCGGACGACGCGCCGGAGCTGGAGACCGTCTGCGGCCTCGGCAACCGGAAGAACAACGCCTTCAACCTGGTGCTCGAGCGCGACGGCGTCGAGGCCTACCCGGGGTCGGTGCGGTTCCTGGACTATCTCGCCACGCTCGACGTCCGGCTCGGCGTGGTGTCGTCTTCGGTCAACGCGCCGACCGTGCTGAAGGCGGCGGGGCTGCTGGACCGGTTCGAGACGGTCGTGTCGGGAGCCGTCGCAGATGAGCAGGGCTTGCCCGGCAAGCCTGCACCGGACACGTTTGTCTACGCCGGTAAGGTCCTCGGAGCCACCCCGAGCGAAGCCGTCGTCCTCGAGGACGCCGTCTCCGGGGTGCGCGCCGGCAAGGCAGGAGATTTCGCGCTCGTCGTCGGGGTGGACCGTGGCGCAGGCCACGACACCCTCACGGCCGCAGGCGCCGGCCTTGTCGTGTCCGACCTCGACGAACTTGTCCCTGACCAACACAGCCCTGCTCAAGGAGCACAGCAGTGA